The following coding sequences lie in one Drosophila sulfurigaster albostrigata strain 15112-1811.04 chromosome 2R, ASM2355843v2, whole genome shotgun sequence genomic window:
- the LOC133838747 gene encoding putative uncharacterized protein DDB_G0271606 yields the protein MSKHNYTNPAFCQNSEFYPVPSSNARVESIYNRSLQLNFNAVSRNAASATATATASKYRDPREGPLRMQRSMSTRSVTRKQQLQLQHHHQQQQQQQPHQQPPQSSCGRYALVPLEELGGAASSRYAIVPGQAAQRLARSQDNLDRYSSRHGLQSDEEPHSFHEEPQQQQQETQFASLPPNINALPAKPTQQPKIKHAFSSDFGSKTFLIVDKNSNQRYQMVPTAEDEELVDENQEIIQMHNGRAHRYAVIPTEADDDDELEEQLQLEQETCLSNTELSQTYNVRTSTPQQQKQQQQRNAAAATRALHELLTTPRKMQPPPRLAHSTPRNAAHYEQLQRERQLQLYQSQQHINLHQQQQQQIQQTTSSVVSVAPSPALPLRQQRLSPQRLHYETVKLPPAVVPPQAVISPRVQQQPEQDLSMLQGKNNSSSYPQKVANATITLAIVSLMLVVGSTMNAGLIIYMIAHFGKAFYLQFGLVASFCGVGLGFLGFRSRQCDWLPNRSYTSGYILVTIFCLFKCCGLLLILVLDPFPGLPLHDVTTGVILGLSTFTMFFIGLGVIGSLWCYRPPPDNRVNVV from the exons ATGTCCAAGCACAATTATACAAATCCGGCATTCTGCCAGAACAGCGAGTTCTATCCGGTGCCATCGAGCAACGCTCGCGTTGAATCGATCTACAATCGCAGCCTGCAGCTGAACTTTAATGCGGTGTCCCGCAATGCAGCAAGTGCCacagccaccgccaccgcttCGAAGTATCGCGATCCGCGCGAGGGGCCGCTGCGCATGCAGCGTAGCATGTCGACGCGCTCGGTGACGCGtaaacagcagctgcagctgcaacatcatcatcagcagcagcagcagcaacagccacatcAGCAACCACCGCAATCGAGCTGCGGACGCTATGCGCTTGTGCCGCTCGAGGAGCTGGGAGGCGCTGCCTCAAGTCGCTATGCCATTGTGCCCGGCCAGGCAGCGCAGCGTTTGGCTCGCTCCCAAGACAATCTCGATCGCTACAGCTCGCGGCATGGTCTGCAGTCGGATGAGGAGCCGCACTCCTTCCACGAggagccacagcaacagcagcaggagacaCAATTTGCCAGCTTGCCACCGAACATCAATGCGTTGCCTGCAAAGCCAACGCAGCAGCCAAAGATTAAGCATGCCTTCTCCAGCGACTTTGGCAGCAAAACGTTTCTCATTGTGGACAAGAACAGCAATCAGCGCTATCAAATGGTGCCCACAGCCGAGGATGAGGAGTTGGTCGATGAGAATCAGGAGATTATACAAATGCACAATGGACGCGCACATCGTTATGCTGTGATTCCAACCGAGGCggatgatgacgatgagcTGGAGGAGCAGTTGCAGCTGGAGCAGGAGACCTGCTTGAGCAACACAGAGCTGAGTCAAACCTACAATGTGCGCACCTCGACaccgcagcagcaaaaacagcagcagcaacgcaatGCGGCAGCTGCGACACGCGCGTTGCACGAACTGCTGACGACGCCGCGCAAGATGCAACCACCACCGCGATTGGCACACTCCACGCCCCGCAATGCGGCACACTACGAGCAGCTGCAACGCGAACGGCAACTGCAGCTCTACCAAAGCCAGCAGCACATTAActtgcatcagcagcaacagcagcagatacAACAAACCACCAGCTCCGTGGTTTCGGTGGCACCATCGCCAGCGTTGCCACTGCGGCAGCAACGTTTGTCGCCGCAGCGTTTGCACTACGAGACGGTGAAATTGCCACCAGCTGTGGTGCCACCACAGGCAGTGATTAGTCCACgtgtgcagcagcaaccagagCAAGATCTGAGCATGCTGCAAGGCAAGAACAACAGTTCGTCGTATCCACAGAAGGTGGCAAATGCCACCATCACGCTGGCAATTGTCTCGCTGATGCTTGTTGTAGGCAGCACCATGAATGCTGGCCTCATCATCTACATGATAGCTCAC TTTGGCAAAGCGTTCTACCTGCAGTTCGGTCTGGTTGCCTCCTTTTGTGGCGTCGGACTTGGCTTCCTTGGCTTTCGGTCGCGACAATGCGATTGGCTGCCCAATCGAAGCTACACCTCAGGATACATTTTGGTCACCATCTTTTGCCTCTTCAAGTGCTGTGGCCTCTTGCTGATACTTGTGTTGGATCCATTTCCCGGTCTGCCGCTGCACGATGTCACCACGGGCGTCATCCTCGGGCTGTCAACGTTCACCATGTTCTTCATTGGCCTTGGCGTCATTGGCAGCTTGTGGTGTTATCGTCCGCCACCTGATAACCGCGTCAATGTAGTCTGA